In a genomic window of Streptomyces roseoviridis:
- a CDS encoding Gfo/Idh/MocA family oxidoreductase, whose translation MTRRTVRIAMNGVTGRMGYRQHLVRSVLALREQGGLDLGNGETLWPEPILVGRREPALRALAERHGLTEWSTDLDAVLADDTVDLYFDAQVTSARVEALTKAITAGKHVYTEKPTAADLDGALALARLARDAGVRHGVVQDKLFLPGLLKLKRLIDGGFFGEILSVRGEFGYWVFEGDWQEAQRPSWNYRAEDGGGIVVDMFPHWEYVLHELFGRVTSVTAHVATHVPRRWDEQGKPYEATADDAAYGIFQLEGGAVAQINSSWAVRVHRDELVEFQVDGTHGSAVAGLRGCRVQHRSATPKPVWNPDVPVTESFRDQWQEVPDNAAFDNGFKAQWELFLRHVSLGEPYHWDLLAGARGVQLAELGLRSAAEGRRLEVPEVTL comes from the coding sequence GTGACACGCAGAACGGTCCGCATCGCCATGAACGGCGTCACCGGACGCATGGGCTACCGCCAGCACCTCGTCCGCTCGGTCCTCGCCCTGCGCGAACAGGGCGGACTCGATCTCGGGAACGGCGAGACCCTCTGGCCCGAGCCGATCCTCGTCGGCCGCCGCGAGCCCGCCCTGCGCGCCCTCGCCGAACGCCACGGACTGACCGAGTGGTCCACCGACCTCGACGCCGTCCTCGCCGACGACACCGTCGACCTCTACTTCGACGCCCAGGTGACCTCCGCCCGCGTCGAGGCCCTCACCAAGGCCATCACGGCGGGCAAGCACGTCTACACCGAGAAGCCCACCGCCGCCGACCTCGACGGCGCCCTCGCCCTCGCCCGCCTCGCCCGCGACGCCGGCGTCCGCCACGGCGTCGTCCAGGACAAGCTCTTCCTCCCCGGCCTGCTCAAGCTGAAGCGGCTGATCGACGGCGGCTTCTTCGGCGAGATCCTCTCCGTGCGCGGCGAGTTCGGCTACTGGGTCTTCGAGGGCGACTGGCAGGAGGCCCAGCGGCCCAGCTGGAACTACCGCGCCGAGGACGGTGGCGGCATCGTCGTCGACATGTTCCCGCACTGGGAGTACGTGCTCCACGAGCTCTTCGGCCGGGTCACCTCCGTCACCGCGCACGTCGCCACCCACGTCCCGCGCCGCTGGGACGAGCAGGGCAAGCCGTACGAGGCGACCGCCGACGACGCCGCGTACGGCATCTTCCAGCTGGAGGGCGGCGCCGTCGCCCAGATCAACTCCTCCTGGGCGGTCCGCGTCCACCGCGACGAGCTCGTCGAGTTCCAGGTCGACGGCACCCACGGGTCCGCCGTCGCCGGCCTGCGCGGCTGCCGCGTCCAGCACCGCTCGGCCACCCCCAAGCCGGTCTGGAACCCGGACGTTCCCGTCACCGAGTCCTTCCGCGACCAGTGGCAGGAGGTCCCCGACAACGCCGCCTTCGACAACGGCTTCAAGGCCCAGTGGGAACTCTTCCTGCGCCACGTCTCCCTCGGCGAGCCCTACCACTGGGACCTGCTCGCCGGCGCCCGCGGAGTGCAGCTGGCCGAACTGGGCCTGCGCTCGGCCGCCGAGGGCCGCCGCCTCGAGGTCCCCGAGGTCACGCTGTGA
- a CDS encoding dihydrodipicolinate synthase family protein, with protein MIRLPRAGGGVQEYAPRTEPLALAPGGPFTSRTVFSAAHVVADPYADTTPDSPAAVDWDATLAFRRHLWAHGLGVAEAMDTAQRGMGLDWTGAAELIRRSAAEAKAVGGSIACGVGTDQLTAGSLAEIRAAYEEQLAVVEESGAQAILMASRALAAEAKDPEDYAEVYGHLLRQASEPVILHWLGPMFDPALEGYWGSADLDAATDVFLEVIAAHPDKVDGIKVSLLDAGREVALRRRLPDGVRCYTGDDFHYPELIAGEEPSAGGRFSHALLGVFDPLGPLAAEAVRVLDTGDRDGFRKLLDPTVPLARHLFQAPTRFYKTGVVFLAWLAGHQDHFTMVGGLQSARSLPHLARAYELADGLGLFPDPALAESRMRSLLTVYGVPR; from the coding sequence GTGATCCGGCTCCCCCGGGCGGGCGGCGGCGTGCAGGAGTACGCGCCGCGCACCGAACCCCTGGCCCTCGCGCCCGGCGGCCCGTTCACCTCCCGGACCGTCTTCTCCGCCGCGCACGTCGTCGCCGACCCGTACGCCGACACCACCCCCGACTCCCCGGCCGCCGTCGACTGGGACGCCACCCTCGCCTTCCGCCGCCACCTGTGGGCCCACGGCCTCGGCGTCGCCGAGGCGATGGACACCGCCCAGCGCGGCATGGGCCTCGACTGGACCGGGGCCGCCGAGCTGATCCGCCGCTCCGCCGCCGAGGCGAAGGCGGTCGGCGGATCGATCGCGTGCGGCGTCGGCACCGACCAGCTCACCGCCGGGTCCCTGGCCGAGATCCGCGCGGCCTACGAGGAACAGCTCGCCGTCGTCGAGGAGTCGGGCGCCCAGGCGATCCTGATGGCCTCCCGCGCGCTGGCCGCCGAGGCGAAGGACCCCGAGGACTACGCGGAGGTGTACGGCCATCTGCTGCGGCAGGCGAGCGAACCGGTGATCCTGCACTGGCTCGGCCCGATGTTCGACCCGGCCCTGGAGGGCTACTGGGGCTCGGCCGACCTCGACGCCGCCACCGACGTCTTCCTGGAGGTCATCGCCGCCCACCCCGACAAGGTCGACGGCATCAAGGTCTCCCTCCTCGACGCGGGCCGCGAGGTCGCCCTGCGCCGCCGCCTCCCCGACGGCGTCCGCTGCTACACGGGCGACGACTTCCACTACCCCGAGCTGATCGCGGGCGAGGAGCCCTCGGCCGGCGGGCGCTTCAGCCACGCCCTGCTCGGCGTCTTCGACCCGCTGGGCCCGCTGGCCGCCGAGGCGGTCCGGGTGCTCGACACCGGCGACCGGGACGGCTTCCGGAAGCTGCTCGACCCGACGGTCCCGCTCGCCCGGCACCTCTTCCAGGCGCCGACCCGCTTCTACAAGACGGGCGTGGTGTTCCTCGCCTGGCTGGCCGGCCACCAGGACCACTTCACGATGGTCGGCGGCCTCCAGTCCGCCCGCTCGCTGCCGCACCTCGCCCGCGCGTACGAGCTCGCCGACGGCCTCGGCCTGTTCCCCGACCCCGCGCTCGCCGAGTCGCGGATGCGGTCCCTCCTCACGGTGTACGGAGTCCCCCGGTGA
- a CDS encoding sugar phosphate isomerase/epimerase family protein codes for MNPDRFSINQMTVKQLPLPELVAHCVRLGVPGVGLWREPVREYGVEAAAALVRDAELTVTTLCRGGFFTREGWEEDNRAAVDEAAALGTDTLVLVSGGLPPGSRDLPAARALIADAIGVLAPYAGERGVRLAIEPLHPMYASDRCAVSTLDQALEIAERFPAEQVGVVVDTYHLWWDERAPAAVARAGAAGRIHSFQLADWTTPLPAGVLNGRGQLGTGAIDLTSWAALVEKAGYTGPVEVELFNDTLWVRDGAEVLEETREAFLAV; via the coding sequence GTGAACCCCGACCGCTTCAGCATCAACCAGATGACCGTGAAACAGCTCCCGCTGCCCGAGCTGGTCGCCCACTGCGTCCGCCTCGGCGTCCCGGGCGTCGGCCTGTGGCGCGAACCGGTGCGGGAGTACGGCGTCGAGGCCGCCGCCGCGCTCGTCCGGGACGCGGAGCTGACCGTCACCACCCTGTGCCGGGGCGGCTTCTTCACGCGCGAGGGCTGGGAGGAGGACAACCGGGCGGCCGTCGACGAGGCGGCGGCCCTCGGCACCGACACCCTCGTCCTCGTCTCCGGCGGCCTGCCGCCGGGCAGCCGCGACCTGCCCGCCGCCCGCGCCCTGATCGCCGACGCGATCGGCGTCCTCGCCCCGTACGCGGGGGAGCGGGGCGTACGCCTCGCCATCGAGCCGCTCCACCCCATGTACGCCTCGGACCGCTGCGCGGTCTCCACCCTGGACCAGGCCCTGGAGATCGCCGAACGCTTCCCGGCCGAGCAGGTGGGCGTGGTCGTCGACACCTACCACCTGTGGTGGGACGAGCGCGCCCCCGCCGCGGTCGCCCGCGCGGGTGCCGCCGGCCGCATCCACTCCTTCCAGCTCGCCGACTGGACCACCCCGCTCCCCGCCGGAGTCCTCAACGGCCGCGGCCAGCTGGGCACCGGCGCGATCGACCTCACGTCCTGGGCCGCGCTCGTCGAGAAGGCCGGCTACACCGGACCGGTGGAGGTCGAGCTCTTCAACGACACCCTGTGGGTCAGGGACGGCGCGGAGGTGCTGGAGGAGACCCGCGAGGCGTTCCTCGCGGTCTGA
- a CDS encoding DUF4279 domain-containing protein, giving the protein MSTDRRQHGATWTLTSVALVVRGPALDPDALTARLALRPTATRPPGPSRWGPPDDVDGEWRLQCDERTTRDFAAQLDTVLTAAEPYAEQWRALVAEGVSVALVVRGYVDNDSQLALTAEEMRRVARLGLPLTLTPSTSER; this is encoded by the coding sequence GTGAGCACGGACCGGCGGCAGCACGGAGCGACGTGGACGCTGACCTCGGTGGCCCTGGTGGTCAGGGGGCCCGCCCTCGACCCGGACGCGCTGACGGCGAGGCTCGCCCTCCGGCCGACCGCGACCCGGCCGCCGGGGCCGAGCCGCTGGGGCCCGCCGGACGACGTCGACGGCGAATGGCGGCTGCAGTGCGACGAGCGCACCACCCGGGACTTCGCGGCGCAGCTCGACACGGTGCTGACGGCGGCCGAGCCGTACGCGGAGCAGTGGCGCGCCCTCGTGGCCGAAGGGGTCTCGGTCGCGCTCGTGGTCAGGGGGTACGTGGACAACGACTCCCAGCTCGCCCTGACCGCCGAGGAGATGCGCCGGGTGGCGCGCCTCGGCCTGCCCCTGACCCTGACCCCCAGCACGAGCGAACGGTGA
- a CDS encoding WXG100 family type VII secretion target, translating into MGIGGLGALGDLVDKGVDLVDKGIDKGKEVVGEGVDYVTDKAGEGLRHYGYDGVAEAVEDWGDETASSLGAEVGEKQLGQTEEADELIHGKPERITSAVKNLRDFKQAFDLVGSGMKQLDASHWHGAAADAFRKRFETLPLDWLRAADAFGDAAQALETYGKTVTSAQGKAREAIALYKEAKEDYERAADAYEKKAKAYNDARTSDHPLPHPGEFSDPSTEKRRRAQEVLDDARKARNEAAEAAKTAVRAAMAHAPKEPTGRDKLKYELMDHGLAQGIELAHFGGGIIKGTAGLVNFVRSVNPLDPYNVTHPAEYYKGVNMTLAGLASTVANPDRALKNAWEAAKGDPSEFFGRLVPELIGTKGTGLVRGGLRAGLKGGVDVPGSGRRGLGDGLDGLTSRGSGGEIPSHADVKRAVIDSKPEPIKDRKWSDDDGRYYASQVLKGGRADGETVFAGHGYMERYAGETVVPEGTTISFYIPHAERLPGLNGVAVEGGSYPGGAVETFGPGDRIPDYTLAPPEPKGGGGFTVYENSTTVAKRTNLSELLKENMGNVHWAACRELE; encoded by the coding sequence ATGGGCATCGGGGGACTCGGGGCACTCGGCGACCTCGTCGACAAGGGCGTGGACCTGGTCGACAAGGGCATCGACAAGGGCAAGGAGGTCGTCGGCGAGGGCGTCGACTACGTCACCGACAAGGCCGGCGAGGGGCTGCGGCACTACGGCTACGACGGCGTGGCCGAGGCCGTCGAGGACTGGGGCGACGAGACCGCGTCCTCGCTGGGCGCGGAGGTCGGCGAGAAGCAGCTCGGGCAGACCGAGGAGGCCGACGAGCTGATCCACGGCAAGCCGGAACGGATCACCTCGGCGGTCAAGAACCTGCGGGACTTCAAGCAGGCGTTCGACCTCGTGGGTTCCGGCATGAAGCAGCTCGACGCGAGCCACTGGCACGGGGCCGCCGCCGACGCGTTCCGCAAGCGGTTCGAGACCCTGCCGCTGGACTGGCTGCGCGCCGCCGACGCGTTCGGGGACGCCGCCCAGGCCCTGGAGACCTACGGGAAGACCGTCACCAGCGCCCAGGGCAAGGCCCGGGAGGCGATCGCCCTCTACAAGGAGGCGAAGGAGGACTACGAGCGGGCGGCCGACGCGTACGAGAAGAAGGCCAAGGCGTACAACGACGCCCGCACGAGCGACCATCCCCTGCCGCACCCGGGCGAGTTCAGCGACCCGAGCACGGAGAAGCGCCGGCGGGCGCAGGAGGTGCTCGACGACGCCCGCAAGGCGCGCAACGAGGCCGCCGAGGCCGCGAAGACGGCGGTCAGGGCGGCGATGGCGCACGCGCCCAAGGAGCCGACCGGCCGGGACAAGCTCAAGTACGAGCTGATGGACCACGGCCTCGCCCAGGGCATCGAACTGGCCCATTTCGGCGGCGGCATCATCAAGGGCACGGCGGGCCTGGTCAACTTCGTGCGCTCGGTGAACCCGCTCGACCCGTACAACGTCACCCACCCCGCCGAGTACTACAAGGGCGTCAACATGACGCTCGCCGGTCTCGCGTCCACCGTCGCCAACCCCGACCGCGCGCTGAAGAACGCCTGGGAGGCGGCCAAGGGCGACCCGTCCGAGTTCTTCGGGCGTCTGGTCCCCGAACTGATCGGCACCAAGGGGACGGGCCTGGTCCGGGGCGGCCTGCGGGCGGGGCTCAAGGGCGGTGTCGACGTCCCCGGCTCCGGACGGAGGGGGCTCGGCGACGGCCTCGACGGTCTGACGAGCCGCGGCTCCGGCGGCGAGATCCCGTCGCACGCGGACGTGAAGCGGGCCGTCATCGACAGCAAGCCGGAGCCCATCAAGGACCGCAAGTGGTCCGACGACGACGGGCGTTACTACGCGAGCCAGGTCCTCAAGGGCGGTCGCGCGGACGGCGAGACGGTGTTCGCCGGGCACGGCTACATGGAGCGCTACGCGGGCGAGACGGTCGTCCCCGAGGGCACGACCATCTCCTTCTACATCCCGCACGCCGAACGGCTCCCCGGTCTCAACGGAGTCGCCGTCGAGGGCGGCTCCTACCCGGGCGGGGCCGTGGAGACCTTCGGTCCCGGCGACCGCATCCCCGACTACACGCTCGCGCCGCCGGAGCCCAAGGGCGGCGGAGGATTCACCGTGTACGAGAATTCGACCACGGTCGCGAAGCGTACGAACCTGAGCGAACTGCTCAAGGAGAACATGGGCAACGTCCACTGGGCGGCCTGCCGGGAGCTGGAATGA
- the recD2 gene encoding SF1B family DNA helicase RecD2, giving the protein MSNLAVLEGVLERITYANEENGYTVARVDTGRGSGDLLTVVGSLLGAQPGESLRMEGRWGSHPQYGRQFTVENYTTVLPATVQGIRRYLGSGLIKGIGPRIAERIVDHFGTDTLDVIETRPERLIEVPGLGPKRTKLIGAAWEEQKAIKEVMVFLQGVGVSTSIAVRIYKKYGDSSISVVRNQPYRLAADVWGIGFLTADRIAQAVGIPHDSPDRVRAGLQYALSQSTDQGHCFLPEERLIADAVKLLQVDTGLVIDCLGELAEDPEGVVREKVPGPEGLPVTAVYLVPFHRAELSLAGQVRRLLGAAEDRMPAFQDVAWDKALAWLADRTGASLAPEQEEAVRLALTRKVAVLTGGPGCGKSFTVRSIVELARAKRAKVVLAAPTGRAAKRLAELTGAEASTVHRLLELKPGGDAAYDRDRPLDADLVVVDEASMLDLLLANKLVKAVAPGAHLLLVGDVDQLPSVGAGEVLGDLLAPGGPVPAVRLTRIFRQAQQSGVVTNAHRINAGEPPLTTGLPDFFLFAEEETEDAARVAVEVAARRIPARFGLDPRRDVQVLAPMHRGPAGAGALNGLLQQAITPARPDLPEKRFGGRVFRVGDKVTQIRNNYEKGANGVFNGTVGVVTSLDPVEQRLVVRTDEDEEVPYDFDELDELAHAYAVTIHRSQGSEYPAVVIPVTTSAWMMLQRNLLYTAVTRARKLVVLVGSRRAIAQAVRTVSAGRRFTALAHRLTGGTLV; this is encoded by the coding sequence ATGTCCAATCTCGCGGTGCTCGAAGGTGTCCTGGAGCGGATCACCTATGCCAACGAGGAGAACGGGTACACCGTCGCCCGTGTCGACACCGGCCGGGGTTCCGGTGACCTCCTCACGGTCGTCGGGTCGCTGCTGGGCGCCCAGCCGGGGGAGTCGCTGCGGATGGAGGGCCGCTGGGGCTCCCACCCGCAGTACGGGCGGCAGTTCACCGTGGAGAACTACACGACGGTCCTGCCCGCCACCGTCCAGGGCATCCGCCGCTATCTCGGCTCCGGCCTCATCAAGGGCATCGGCCCGCGCATAGCCGAGCGGATCGTCGACCACTTCGGGACGGACACCCTCGACGTCATCGAGACCCGGCCGGAGCGGCTCATCGAGGTGCCCGGGCTCGGCCCCAAGCGGACGAAGCTGATCGGCGCGGCCTGGGAGGAGCAGAAGGCGATCAAGGAGGTGATGGTCTTCCTCCAGGGCGTCGGCGTCTCCACCTCCATCGCCGTGCGGATCTACAAGAAGTACGGGGACTCCTCGATCTCCGTCGTGCGGAACCAGCCCTACCGGCTCGCCGCCGACGTCTGGGGCATCGGCTTCCTCACCGCCGACCGGATCGCCCAGGCCGTCGGCATCCCGCACGACAGCCCCGACCGGGTGCGGGCCGGCCTGCAGTACGCGCTGTCGCAGTCCACCGACCAAGGCCACTGCTTCCTGCCCGAGGAGCGGCTGATCGCCGACGCGGTCAAGCTGCTCCAGGTCGACACGGGCCTCGTCATCGACTGCCTCGGGGAGCTCGCCGAGGACCCCGAGGGGGTCGTGCGGGAGAAGGTGCCGGGCCCGGAGGGGCTGCCGGTCACGGCCGTGTACCTGGTCCCCTTCCACCGGGCCGAGCTGTCCCTCGCCGGGCAGGTCCGGCGCCTGCTCGGCGCCGCGGAGGACCGGATGCCGGCCTTCCAGGACGTGGCCTGGGACAAGGCGCTGGCCTGGCTCGCCGACCGGACGGGGGCCTCCCTCGCGCCGGAGCAGGAGGAGGCCGTGCGCCTCGCCCTGACCCGTAAGGTCGCCGTGCTCACCGGCGGCCCCGGCTGCGGCAAGTCGTTCACGGTCCGGTCGATCGTGGAGCTGGCCCGGGCGAAGCGGGCCAAGGTGGTGCTCGCGGCGCCGACCGGCCGGGCCGCCAAGCGGCTGGCCGAGCTGACCGGGGCCGAGGCGTCCACCGTCCACCGGCTCCTGGAGCTGAAGCCGGGCGGCGACGCCGCCTACGACCGGGACCGGCCGCTCGACGCCGACCTGGTCGTGGTCGACGAGGCGTCCATGCTGGACCTGCTCCTCGCGAACAAGCTGGTCAAGGCGGTGGCGCCGGGTGCCCATCTGCTCCTGGTCGGGGACGTGGACCAGCTGCCCTCGGTGGGCGCCGGCGAGGTGCTCGGCGACCTGCTCGCCCCGGGCGGCCCGGTCCCGGCGGTCCGGCTGACCCGGATCTTCCGGCAGGCCCAGCAGTCCGGAGTGGTCACCAACGCGCACCGGATCAACGCCGGCGAGCCGCCCCTGACGACCGGCCTTCCCGACTTCTTCCTCTTCGCCGAGGAGGAGACCGAGGACGCCGCCCGGGTGGCCGTGGAGGTCGCGGCCCGCCGGATCCCCGCCAGATTCGGGCTCGACCCGCGCCGGGACGTCCAGGTCCTCGCCCCCATGCACCGGGGCCCCGCCGGTGCGGGCGCGCTCAACGGGCTGCTCCAGCAGGCGATCACCCCGGCCCGCCCCGACCTGCCGGAGAAGCGCTTCGGCGGCCGGGTCTTCCGCGTCGGCGACAAGGTCACCCAGATCCGCAACAACTACGAGAAGGGAGCCAACGGCGTCTTCAACGGCACCGTGGGCGTCGTCACCTCCCTCGACCCGGTCGAGCAGCGGCTCGTCGTGCGCACCGACGAGGACGAGGAGGTGCCGTACGACTTCGACGAGCTGGACGAGCTGGCCCACGCCTACGCCGTGACCATCCACCGTTCGCAGGGCAGCGAGTATCCGGCCGTGGTGATCCCGGTCACCACGAGTGCCTGGATGATGCTCCAGCGGAACCTGCTCTACACGGCCGTCACCCGGGCCCGGAAGCTCGTCGTCCTGGTGGGCTCCCGCCGGGCGATCGCACAGGCGGTGCGTACGGTCTCGGCCGGGCGCCGCTTTACCGCACTCGCGCACCGGCTCACAGGGGGCACCCTCGTGTGA
- a CDS encoding citrate synthase translates to MSDNSVVLRYADGEYTYPVVESTVGDKGFDIGKLRAQTGLVTLDSGYGNTAAYKSAITYLDGEKGILRYRGYPIEQLAEQSTFLEVAYLLINGELPKSDELATFQNEITQHTLVHEDVKNFFRGFPRDAHPMAMLSSVVSALSTFYQDSHNPFDEKQRHLSTIRLLAKLPTIAAYAYKKSIGHPFVYPRNDLGYVENFLRMTFSVPAQEYELDPVVVSALDKLLILHADHEQNCSTSTVRLVGSSQANMFASISAGISALWGPLHGGANQSVLEMLEGIQANGGDVDSFINKVKNKEDGVRLMGFGHRVYKSFDPRAKIIKAAAHDVLSALGKSDELLDIALKLEEHALSDDYFVSRNLYPNVDFYTGLIYRAMGFPTEMFTVLFALGRLPGWIAQWHEMIKEPGSRIGRPRQIYTGVVERDFVPADAR, encoded by the coding sequence GTGAGCGACAACTCTGTAGTACTGCGGTACGCGGACGGTGAATACACCTACCCGGTGGTCGAGAGCACCGTCGGCGACAAGGGCTTCGACATCGGGAAGCTCCGAGCCCAGACCGGTCTGGTCACCCTGGACAGCGGGTACGGCAACACCGCCGCCTATAAATCCGCCATCACCTACCTGGACGGCGAGAAGGGCATCCTGCGGTACCGCGGCTACCCCATCGAGCAGCTGGCCGAGCAGTCCACCTTCCTGGAGGTGGCGTACCTGCTGATCAACGGTGAGCTGCCGAAGTCGGACGAGCTCGCGACGTTCCAGAACGAGATCACCCAGCACACGCTGGTGCACGAGGACGTCAAGAACTTCTTCCGCGGCTTCCCGCGGGACGCGCACCCGATGGCGATGCTGTCCTCCGTGGTCTCCGCGCTGTCCACCTTCTACCAGGACAGCCACAACCCGTTCGACGAGAAGCAGCGCCACCTCTCCACGATCCGGCTGCTCGCCAAGCTGCCGACGATCGCGGCGTACGCGTACAAGAAGTCGATCGGCCACCCCTTCGTCTACCCGCGCAACGACCTCGGGTACGTCGAGAACTTCCTGCGGATGACCTTCTCGGTCCCGGCCCAGGAGTACGAGCTCGACCCGGTCGTGGTCTCCGCGCTCGACAAGCTGCTGATCCTGCACGCGGACCACGAGCAGAACTGTTCGACCTCCACCGTGCGTCTGGTCGGCTCCTCGCAGGCGAACATGTTCGCCTCGATCTCCGCCGGCATCTCGGCCCTGTGGGGCCCGCTGCACGGCGGCGCCAACCAGTCGGTCCTGGAGATGCTCGAGGGCATCCAGGCCAACGGCGGCGACGTCGACTCCTTCATCAACAAGGTGAAGAACAAGGAGGACGGCGTCCGCCTGATGGGCTTCGGCCACCGGGTGTACAAGTCCTTCGACCCGCGCGCCAAGATCATCAAGGCGGCGGCGCACGACGTCCTGTCGGCGCTCGGCAAGTCCGACGAGCTGCTGGACATCGCGCTGAAGCTCGAGGAGCACGCGCTCTCCGACGACTACTTCGTCTCGCGCAACCTCTACCCGAACGTGGACTTCTACACGGGTCTGATCTACCGCGCGATGGGTTTCCCCACCGAGATGTTCACCGTGCTGTTCGCCCTCGGCCGCCTCCCGGGCTGGATCGCCCAGTGGCACGAGATGATCAAGGAGCCGGGCTCCCGCATCGGCCGCCCGCGCCAGATCTACACCGGCGTGGTCGAGCGCGACTTCGTCCCGGCCGACGCCCGCTGA